The DNA region ATTATTCATACCTAATTTAGACATATAATAATAGGCTATACAATCGTTAAAAATTGAACCTAATTGCCCTATTAAAATAAGCGGATCATCACCCTCAGATACCCTTTCTAGATATTTAGAATAGATGTGTTTTAAATCGTAAGTCTCGATAGAGGCCAAAAAAGAAAACACATCGTTTTTAGCGTACTTAGAAATGATATCTTCTATAATTTCGAAAGTAATCTCATTATAATTGCTTACTAAATTATTGAATTCATTCATTATTATTTGCAAATCATTTGGCATTTTTTCTAAAAATACATTGATATTAGTGTATGAGAACTTAACATTTTTTTCTTGAACCAAAATGGTTAATTGATTTATCAAGTCTTTCTTTTCCATTTTTTTGCACTCTATATTAACAAAGTTATTTATAAGAAAATCTATAAGCAAATTGCTTGATAACTTATTAGTTTCATTAACAAATACGATTTCATTATCTTTTTCATTTGATAATACATAAATTAATTTTTTTATTATACTTTCTTCTTTTTTAGTTAATTTAG from Mycoplasmopsis canis PG 14 includes:
- the holA gene encoding DNA polymerase III subunit delta, which codes for MKFIYGPEKFFINKNINKIKNQFPDESIVIFESNSDLNEIIESISTKSLFDQKKLIILNNIEILNSSKLTKKEESIIKKLIYVLSNEKDNEIVFVNETNKLSSNLLIDFLINNFVNIECKKMEKKDLINQLTILVQEKNVKFSYTNINVFLEKMPNDLQIIMNEFNNLVSNYNEITFEIIEDIISKYAKNDVFSFLASIETYDLKHIYSKYLERVSEGDDPLILIGQLGSIFNDCIAYYYMSKLGMNNVEISKKLKQPDWKVKKISGILRNLSFSKIKKITKELAKIDIQTKTTGVESNELFEMFLIKNF